A region of Streptomyces sp. NBC_01267 DNA encodes the following proteins:
- a CDS encoding SDR family oxidoreductase, whose amino-acid sequence MTTIENGSGTRELAGKRALVTGGTRGIGAAVVRQLLDAGAEVLTTARSATSSAPEGAAFVEADVRTRAGVEALAAAAQEVLGGVDILVHNAGGARPHEGASAIPDEEWQDALDLNFLASVRLDSLLTPGMRERRSGRIVHVSSAAVLTPLGPFLHYVAAKAALETYSQGLALELAPFGIRVNTVSPGRTATPGGEATREQWAEVSARTGGAPARTNADDTTPLGRDGLPEDIAHAVLFLLSDRASWLTASNLVVDGGEFPRG is encoded by the coding sequence ATGACCACGATCGAGAACGGATCGGGAACGCGCGAACTCGCGGGAAAGCGGGCCCTGGTCACAGGTGGTACACGCGGAATCGGAGCGGCCGTCGTGCGCCAGCTCCTGGACGCGGGTGCCGAGGTACTCACGACCGCCAGGTCGGCGACGAGCTCGGCGCCGGAGGGGGCCGCCTTCGTGGAGGCCGACGTACGGACACGGGCCGGAGTGGAGGCGCTCGCCGCAGCCGCGCAGGAGGTGCTCGGCGGGGTGGACATCCTGGTCCACAACGCGGGCGGGGCCCGACCTCACGAAGGCGCCTCGGCCATCCCCGACGAGGAGTGGCAGGACGCGCTGGACCTGAACTTCCTGGCGTCGGTGCGGTTGGACTCGCTGCTGACACCGGGGATGCGGGAACGGCGTTCGGGGAGGATCGTGCACGTCTCCTCGGCCGCCGTCCTCACCCCGCTGGGACCGTTCCTGCACTACGTGGCGGCGAAGGCCGCACTGGAGACCTACAGCCAGGGACTGGCCCTGGAGCTGGCCCCGTTCGGAATCCGGGTCAACACCGTGTCTCCCGGCAGGACCGCCACCCCCGGAGGCGAAGCGACGCGGGAGCAGTGGGCGGAGGTGTCCGCGCGCACGGGCGGGGCGCCGGCCCGGACCAATGCCGACGACACCACGCCGCTGGGCCGCGACGGCCTGCCCGAGGACATTGCGCACGCGGTGCTGTTCCTCCTGTCCGACCGGGCGAGCTGGCTGACGGCGAGCAATCTCGTCGTGGACGGCGGTGAATTCCCCAGGGGCTGA
- a CDS encoding AraC family transcriptional regulator has product MLERLNQAMEHIESHLDQDIEVKELARIAATSEYHLRRMFSALAGIPLSEYIRRRRLTLAGAEVLAGRETLLEIAVRYGYSSGEAFARAFRAMHGIGPGEARRTGAALNSRSRMSFRLTIEGSSTLRYRVVDKADFAVVGLKTRVPLVHAGPNQAITDFVRGIEPQTLERLEELSDQEPHGIVAVCDDLDPSRAEGTELDYHHGVITSAGAPEGTTASAVPAGTWAVFTTSGPAPQAIQELWRDVFTEWFPSNPYRTRTGPEILRTRLSPEKTHADAELWLPVEPEHG; this is encoded by the coding sequence ATGCTGGAGCGGCTGAACCAGGCCATGGAGCACATCGAGAGCCATCTCGACCAGGACATCGAGGTGAAGGAACTGGCACGCATCGCGGCCACCTCGGAGTACCACCTGCGTCGGATGTTCTCCGCGCTCGCGGGCATACCGCTGTCGGAGTACATCCGGCGCCGTCGGCTCACCCTCGCGGGCGCCGAAGTACTGGCGGGGCGCGAGACGCTGCTGGAGATCGCGGTGCGCTACGGGTACAGCTCCGGCGAGGCGTTCGCGCGGGCGTTCCGTGCCATGCACGGCATCGGACCGGGCGAGGCCCGGCGTACCGGCGCCGCGCTCAACTCCCGGTCCCGGATGTCCTTCCGCCTCACCATCGAAGGGAGCAGCACCCTGCGGTACCGCGTCGTGGACAAGGCGGACTTCGCCGTCGTCGGGCTCAAGACCCGGGTACCGCTGGTGCATGCGGGGCCGAACCAGGCGATCACGGACTTCGTCCGAGGGATCGAGCCGCAGACTCTGGAGCGCCTGGAGGAACTGTCGGACCAGGAGCCGCACGGCATCGTCGCGGTCTGCGACGACCTGGACCCCAGCCGCGCCGAGGGCACCGAACTCGACTACCACCACGGTGTGATCACCTCCGCGGGCGCCCCGGAGGGCACGACCGCATCGGCCGTCCCGGCCGGCACCTGGGCGGTCTTCACCACCTCCGGGCCGGCGCCGCAGGCCATCCAGGAGCTGTGGCGGGACGTGTTCACCGAGTGGTTCCCGTCGAACCCGTACCGCACCCGTACCGGCCCTGAGATCCTGCGCACCCGCCTGTCGCCGGAAAAGACCCACGCCGACGCCGAACTGTGGCTGCCGGTGGAGCCCGAGCACGGCTGA
- a CDS encoding phytanoyl-CoA dioxygenase family protein, translated as MDDTTLVTRFLRDGFVKLEGAVAPRVAADCARLLWRETGCDPDDPATWTQPVHWVAGMAQGPFAAAPNSPFLQRAYDLLVGAGRWEPRYSLGTFPLRFPHEEEPDDAGWHIEGSYLPEGESWYFTNLRSRGRSLLMLFLFSEVGEEDAPTRIRVGSHLDVPKVLEKYGEDGASGLTLAPGLVAASEHRPLTLATGSPGDVFLCHPFLVHAAQPHHGVRPRFMAQPPLMPAAPYELERADSAYSPVEIAIRRGLGQDTPGPDGDGAGCSAG; from the coding sequence ATGGATGACACGACCTTGGTAACCCGCTTCCTCCGCGACGGCTTCGTGAAGTTGGAGGGCGCCGTCGCACCGCGCGTGGCCGCTGACTGCGCGCGGCTGCTGTGGCGGGAGACGGGCTGCGACCCGGACGATCCAGCGACATGGACGCAGCCCGTGCACTGGGTGGCCGGCATGGCGCAGGGGCCGTTCGCCGCCGCGCCCAACTCCCCGTTCCTGCAGCGCGCGTACGACCTGCTCGTCGGCGCGGGGCGCTGGGAACCGCGCTACTCACTGGGCACGTTCCCGCTGCGCTTCCCGCACGAGGAGGAGCCGGACGACGCGGGCTGGCACATCGAGGGGAGCTATCTGCCGGAGGGCGAGAGCTGGTACTTCACCAATCTGCGATCCCGGGGGCGGTCGCTGCTGATGCTGTTCCTGTTCAGCGAAGTCGGCGAGGAGGACGCTCCGACCCGGATCCGGGTCGGCTCACACCTCGACGTGCCGAAGGTGCTGGAGAAGTACGGGGAGGACGGGGCGAGCGGGCTGACCCTCGCGCCCGGTCTGGTGGCGGCGTCCGAGCACCGGCCGCTTACCCTCGCCACGGGGTCTCCTGGCGACGTCTTCCTGTGTCATCCGTTCCTGGTGCACGCGGCGCAACCGCACCACGGGGTGCGGCCCCGTTTCATGGCTCAGCCGCCGCTGATGCCGGCCGCGCCGTACGAGCTGGAGCGGGCCGACAGCGCGTACTCCCCCGTGGAGATCGCGATCCGCCGGGGCCTGGGACAGGACACCCCGGGTCCGGACGGGGACGGCGCGGGCTGCAGCGCCGGGTAG